The following proteins are encoded in a genomic region of Takifugu rubripes chromosome 21, fTakRub1.2, whole genome shotgun sequence:
- the LOC101062429 gene encoding peroxisomal NADH pyrophosphatase NUDT12 isoform X2: protein MASFPLSAKEEIVERFLDAAVRGDLPQLRMLLTHTPSLINQTGYSGWTALMLAARNGHYNVVEALLSHGCDKLPVNSSSQTAYDIAKFWGHSHISNLLAQTDDRCSGVLPELYFCRETLDRQSDKRTDKAWLEAQQSDPNTVYLLFSNINPMVSRCEEDKSSEVLNKLCRFRYDGVKDLFQKPTTKLIFLGVEKMNSSSSCSQVQEGSWEPPAWFAIGTDEDATELLKRCRGKNCFFTTFSPKIDLLTFSEEEAGIVAHARAVLVWHNRYSFCPICGSGTSVEEGGHKRRCLNLKCRSLKGVYNTCYPQIDPVVIMLVVHPGRNQCLLGRKKSYPVGMFSCLAGFIEPGEAIEDAVRREVEAESGVKVGLVRYICSQPWPMPSNLMIGCLAIAISTNIKVDQNEIEEARWFTRQQIAESLYRGANPALMLPPNQTISHKLIRYWICKNANLSYRPPLDI, encoded by the exons aTGGCGAGCTTCCCGCTGAGTGCAAAGGAGGAGATTGTGGAGAGGTTTCTGGATGCTGCAGTCCGAGGAGACCTACCCCAGCTGAGGATGCTGCTGACCCATACCCCGTCACTCATCAACCAGACAGGTTACAGTGGCTGGACAGCGCTGATGCTCGCTGCTCGCAATGGACACTACAATGTTGTGGAGGCACTGCTGTCTCATGG CTGTGATAAGTTGCCAGTGAACAGTTCCTCGCAGACTGCCTACGATATCGCCAAGTTCTGGGGCcacagccacatttccaaccTCCTAGCCCAGACAGATGACAGATGCAGTGGAGTCTTGCCAGAGCTTTATTTCTGCAGAGAAACATTGGACCGGCAGAGTGATAAGAGGACAGACAAGGCCTGGTTAGAGGCTCAACAAAGTGACCCAAATACTGTCTATCTGCTTTTCTCCAACATCAACCCGATGGTcagcaggtgtgaggaggaCAAGAGTTCAGAG GTTCTCAACAAATTATGTCGGTTCCGGTATGACGGAGTCAAAGACCTATTTCAGAAACCCACGACCAAGCTCATCTTCCTCGGAGTGGAGAAGATGAATTCATCTTCCTCATGCTCTCAGGTACAGGAGGGCTCCTGGGAGCCTCCTGCCTGGTTTGCCATCGGGACAGACGAAGATGCCACTGAACTTCTGAAACGTTGCAGAGGAAAGAACTGTTTCTTCACAACTTTTTCACCTAAAATAGACCTGCTGACATTCAGTGAGGAAGAAGCTG GAATTGTGGCGCATGCACGAGCGGTGTTGGTTTGGCATAATCGCTACAGCTTCTGTCCGATATGTGGTAGTGGCACgagtgtggaggagggaggacacaaGAGGAGATGCCTGAACTTGAAGTGCAGGAGCCTGAAGGGTGTGTACAACACCTGCTATCCACAAATCG ACCCAGTTGTTATCATGCTGGTGGTCCACCCAGGTAGAAACCAGTGTTTACTAGGAAGGAAGAAGAGTTATCCTGTTGGCATGTTCTCCTGTTTGGCTGGATTCATAGAACCTG gagaggcCATTGAGGATGcagtgaggagggaggtggaggcagagagtgGAGTGAAGGTTGGACTAGTTCGATACATCTGCTCTCAACCCTGGCCAATGCCCTCCAACCTCATGATTGGATGCCTCGCCATCGCCATCTCGACCAACATCAAAGTGGATCAGAATGAGATTGAGGAAGCTCGGTGGTTCACACGGCAACAG ATCGCTGAGTCCTTGTACAGAGGAGCCAACCCAGCCTTGATGCTGCCTCCCAATCAGACCATTTCCCACAAGCTGATCAGATACTGGATCTGCAAGAATGCCAACCTTTCGTACCGACCACCTCTGGACATTTGA
- the LOC101062429 gene encoding peroxisomal NADH pyrophosphatase NUDT12 isoform X1, giving the protein MHRRRIDGKTPKAPNSDEGGRRPRHVRSSTARPHGDPVRRPAATMASFPLSAKEEIVERFLDAAVRGDLPQLRMLLTHTPSLINQTGYSGWTALMLAARNGHYNVVEALLSHGCDKLPVNSSSQTAYDIAKFWGHSHISNLLAQTDDRCSGVLPELYFCRETLDRQSDKRTDKAWLEAQQSDPNTVYLLFSNINPMVSRCEEDKSSEVLNKLCRFRYDGVKDLFQKPTTKLIFLGVEKMNSSSSCSQVQEGSWEPPAWFAIGTDEDATELLKRCRGKNCFFTTFSPKIDLLTFSEEEAGIVAHARAVLVWHNRYSFCPICGSGTSVEEGGHKRRCLNLKCRSLKGVYNTCYPQIDPVVIMLVVHPGRNQCLLGRKKSYPVGMFSCLAGFIEPGEAIEDAVRREVEAESGVKVGLVRYICSQPWPMPSNLMIGCLAIAISTNIKVDQNEIEEARWFTRQQIAESLYRGANPALMLPPNQTISHKLIRYWICKNANLSYRPPLDI; this is encoded by the exons ATGCACAGGAGGCGAATCGACGGTAAGACACCCAAGGCCCCCAACTCtgatgaaggagggagaagaCCCAGACACGTACGAAGCAGCACAGCCCGACCGCACGGCGATCCGGTGAGAAGACCAG ctgctacaaTGGCGAGCTTCCCGCTGAGTGCAAAGGAGGAGATTGTGGAGAGGTTTCTGGATGCTGCAGTCCGAGGAGACCTACCCCAGCTGAGGATGCTGCTGACCCATACCCCGTCACTCATCAACCAGACAGGTTACAGTGGCTGGACAGCGCTGATGCTCGCTGCTCGCAATGGACACTACAATGTTGTGGAGGCACTGCTGTCTCATGG CTGTGATAAGTTGCCAGTGAACAGTTCCTCGCAGACTGCCTACGATATCGCCAAGTTCTGGGGCcacagccacatttccaaccTCCTAGCCCAGACAGATGACAGATGCAGTGGAGTCTTGCCAGAGCTTTATTTCTGCAGAGAAACATTGGACCGGCAGAGTGATAAGAGGACAGACAAGGCCTGGTTAGAGGCTCAACAAAGTGACCCAAATACTGTCTATCTGCTTTTCTCCAACATCAACCCGATGGTcagcaggtgtgaggaggaCAAGAGTTCAGAG GTTCTCAACAAATTATGTCGGTTCCGGTATGACGGAGTCAAAGACCTATTTCAGAAACCCACGACCAAGCTCATCTTCCTCGGAGTGGAGAAGATGAATTCATCTTCCTCATGCTCTCAGGTACAGGAGGGCTCCTGGGAGCCTCCTGCCTGGTTTGCCATCGGGACAGACGAAGATGCCACTGAACTTCTGAAACGTTGCAGAGGAAAGAACTGTTTCTTCACAACTTTTTCACCTAAAATAGACCTGCTGACATTCAGTGAGGAAGAAGCTG GAATTGTGGCGCATGCACGAGCGGTGTTGGTTTGGCATAATCGCTACAGCTTCTGTCCGATATGTGGTAGTGGCACgagtgtggaggagggaggacacaaGAGGAGATGCCTGAACTTGAAGTGCAGGAGCCTGAAGGGTGTGTACAACACCTGCTATCCACAAATCG ACCCAGTTGTTATCATGCTGGTGGTCCACCCAGGTAGAAACCAGTGTTTACTAGGAAGGAAGAAGAGTTATCCTGTTGGCATGTTCTCCTGTTTGGCTGGATTCATAGAACCTG gagaggcCATTGAGGATGcagtgaggagggaggtggaggcagagagtgGAGTGAAGGTTGGACTAGTTCGATACATCTGCTCTCAACCCTGGCCAATGCCCTCCAACCTCATGATTGGATGCCTCGCCATCGCCATCTCGACCAACATCAAAGTGGATCAGAATGAGATTGAGGAAGCTCGGTGGTTCACACGGCAACAG ATCGCTGAGTCCTTGTACAGAGGAGCCAACCCAGCCTTGATGCTGCCTCCCAATCAGACCATTTCCCACAAGCTGATCAGATACTGGATCTGCAAGAATGCCAACCTTTCGTACCGACCACCTCTGGACATTTGA